A genomic region of Antennarius striatus isolate MH-2024 chromosome 16, ASM4005453v1, whole genome shotgun sequence contains the following coding sequences:
- the LOC137609233 gene encoding E3 ubiquitin-protein ligase TRIM39-like isoform X2 yields the protein MTMAEAGPKDLFSEQELTCSICLDLFDEPVSTPCGHNFCQACIGGYWASSSVCTCPLCKRHFDERPHLNVNKVFALIADKYKSARFGAAGLPPPGNASFLNDDGVASKNSGADSTNPFLSAPSGDSVWCDVCTGAKQVAVSSCLTCTASYCSEHVLPHHNTPFYAKHPLMDPQEALRGRTCSTHRRLLEVYCRTCQNCICAICVLEEHRTHKTVSVQTERISKQKLVARTEQEILSLIKEKELHLTQLKKKLDGVKTYANGERGEVERLLHEVSSSLDRIRSHVVGGIERQLDAVMSRGEGHVSRLEADLSQLTAKRATLEVQAISQDHIGFLQSFDEAATPLAEVQRDEMDDLEEISLHFHLGEVKSSLYEVKDKMDEIRMGENQSRGSVSSGDLMVGESMLSLRGSTASLRKSQWSLKESKKNKISGHKKARVYMEDVTLNPVTAYPFLILSDDRKQVKRGEKLQHFRSTAQRFDVWSCVVAKEGFNCGRHYWEVFVGDNHDWKLGVISESAQRKGLFDMTPFNGYYAIWWSNKMLRALTAPPLTKVKNPLKLRQVGVFLDAEEGQVSFFNAKSGAHIYSFNRTGDFSERMFPLLGTGDKEIPLILMTTQHQMA from the exons ATGACAATGGCGGAGGCGGGGCCTAAAGATCTGTTCTCGGAGCAGGAGCTGACCTGCTCCATCTGTCTGGACCTGTTTGACGAACCCGTCTCCACCCCGTGTGGACACAACTTCTGTCAG gcCTGTATCGGGGGCTACTGGGCGTCGAGCTCCGTCTGCACCTGCCCCCTCTGTAAACGCCACTTTGACGAGCGTCCTCACCTCAACGTCAACAAAGTCTTCGCTCTCATCGCAGACAAATACAAATCTGCTCGTTTCGGCGCCGCCGGCCTGCCGCCGCCTGGCAACGCCTCGTTCCTCAACGACGATGGCGTCGCCAGCAAGAACAGCGGCGCTGACAGCACCAACCCCTTCCTGTCGGCGCCCAGCGGCGACTCGGTGTGGTGCGACGTCTGCACCGGCGCCAAACAGGTGGCGGTCAGCTCCTGCCTCACCTGCACCGCCTCCTACTGCAGCGAGCACGTGCTGCCGCATCACAACACGCCGTTCTACGCCAAACACCCGCTGATGGACCCCCAGGAGGCCCTCAGGGGCCGCACCTGCTCCACACACCGCCGCCTGCTGGAG GTCTACTGTCGGACGTGTCAGAACTGCATCTGCGCCATTTGCGTCCTGGAGGAACATCGGACCCACAAAACGGTGTCTGTCCAAACCGAGAGGATCAGCAAGCag AAACTGGTGGCGAGGACAGAGCAGGAGATCCTGAGCCTCATCAAAGAGAAGGAGCTTCATTTGACGCAGCTGAAGAAAAAACTGGACGGCGTCAAG ACGTACGCAAACGGAGAGCGAGGCGAGGTGGAACGCCTCCTGCACGAAGTCTCCAGCTCATTGGACAGGATCCGGTCACACGTGGTGGGCGGGATCGAGCGGCAGCTGGACGCCGTGATGTCGAGGGGGGAGGGGCATGTGAGCCGCCTGGAGGCGGACCTCAGCCAGCTCACAGCGAAGCGGGCCACGCTGGAGGTCCAGGCCATCAGCCAGGACCACATCGGCTTCCTGCAG AGCTTCGACGAGGCGGCCACGCCCCTGGCGGAGGTCCAGCGGGACGAGATGGACGACCTGGAGGAGATCTCCCTCCACTTCCACCTGGGGGAGGTAAAGAGCTCGCTGTACGAGGTGAAGGACAAGATGGACGAGATCCGGATGGGCGAGAACCAATCCAGGGGGTCGG TCTCGTCTGGTGATCTGATGGTTGGGGAGAGCATGCTCAGTCTGAGAGGAAGCACCGCCAGCTTGAGGAAGAGTCAGTGGTCTCTGAAAG AGTCAAAGAAGAACAAAATCTCAG GACACAAGAAGGCTCGCGTCTACATGG AGGACGTGACGCTGAACCCGGTGACGGCGTACCCGTTCCTCATCCTGTCCGACGACAGGAAGCAGGTGAAGCGAGGCGAGAAGCTGCAGCACTTCCGAAGCACCGCGCAGCGCTTCGACGTCTGGTCCTGCGTCGTCGCCAAAGAGGGCTTCAACTGCGGACGCCATTACTGGGAG GTGTTCGTCGGGGACAACCACGACTGGAAGCTGGGCGTGATCAGCGAATCAGCTCAGAGGAAAGGTCTGTTCGACATGACCCCCTTTAATGGATACTACGCCATCTGGTGGAGCAACAAGATGCTGCGCGCGCTAACGGCACCGCCGCTAACCAAG GTGAAGAACCCTCTGAAGCTGCGCCAGGTGGGCGTGTTCCTGGACGCAGAGGAGGGTCAGGTCTCCTTTTTTAACGCCAAGTCGGGGGCACACATATACAGCTTCAACAGAACGGGTGACTTCTCCGAGAGGATGTTTCCTCTGCTGGGGACCGGAGACAAAGAGATCCCCCTGATCCTGATGACCACCCAGCACCAGATGgcctga
- the utp18 gene encoding U3 small nucleolar RNA-associated protein 18 homolog produces MDDVNVIKLPVTEERTPANKRPRPERMDPGGEALKRQRNVRSLAVLGEEDSSVKLLEELVFGSDDKLVERLVGEEEPQRGALLLEEDISEDEGSESEEEEHLQPPRTRQAAWVDEDDELEEEVDMQHRYRRDLKKGEAESTMSKQKLQQRMKEQFQKAMGGAPSWAETSLKKKKKKKKKDEDEDEDEDEDEEDDLMRRTGKLLATPERLPSGILRMKRCRHANAARPSEDRLTSIQFHPSAQVVLTAGLDQSLSLFQVDGKTNHKIQSVHLERFPVHKARFSCDGEAVIATSLRNKMFYVYDMMEGRVTPVHTVRGLNEARVKEFTVCPEGGALLLSGTNGYLHLLTMKTKEVVRSMKLNGDVSGVAFSHDGGKVFASSEEGEVYVWDMRSSRCVNRFTDDGCVRATSIAASQNGQYVACGSFSGVVNIYSQEACLNSANPKPLRAVKNLLTSATSLTFNPSSEILAIASHAEDEAIRLVHMPSLTVFSNFPVPKKKTVYRPGCLDFSPHSGFFSLANNKGHAPLFRLLHYKDF; encoded by the exons ATGGATGACGTGAACGTCATCAAGCTTCCGGTGACGGAAGAACGAACTCCGGCTAACAAGAGGCCGCGACCGGAGAGGATGGACCCCGGCGGGGAGGCGCTGAAGCGGCAGAGGAACGTGCGGAGCCTGGCGGTGCTGGGGGAGGAGGACAGCTCGgtgaagctgctggaggagctggtgtTCGGTTCGGACGACAAGCTGGTGGAGCGGCTGGTGGGG GAGGAAGAGCCCCAGAGAGGagctctgctgctggaggaggacatCAGTGAGGATGAGGGGTCAgagtctgaggaagaggaacaccTGCAGCCCCCCCGGACCAGACAAGCAGCCTGGGTGGACGAGGATGACGAGCTGGAGGAAGA GGTGGACATGCAGCATCGTTACCGTAGAGACCTGAAGAAAGGAGAGGCGGAGTCGACCATGTCCAAACAGAAGCTCCAGCAGAGAATGAAGGAGCA GTTTCAGAAAGCGATGGGCGGAGCTCCATCGTGGGCGGAGACCAGcctcaagaagaagaagaagaagaagaagaaag atgaagatgaagacgaggatgaagatgaggatgaggaggatgaccTGATGAGGAGGACAGGGAAGCTCCTGGCGACTCCGGAGAGGCTGCCCAGCGGGATCCTGAGG ATGAAGAGGTGTCGCCATGCCAACGCCGCGCGTCCGTCGGAGGACAGGCTGACCTCCATTCAGTTCCACCCCTCTGCCCAGGTCGTCTTGACGGCCGGTCTGGACCAATCGCTGTCCCTCTTCCAG GTGGACGGAAAGACGAACCACAAGATCCAGAGCGTCCACCTGGAGCGCTTCCCTGTCCACAAGGCGCGCTTCAGCTGCGACGGCGAGGCTGTGATCGCCACCAGCCTGAGGAACAAGATGTTCTACGTGTACGACATGATGGAGGGGAGGGTCACGCCCGTGCACACCGTcagag GGCTGAATGAAGCCAGAGTGAAGGAGTTCACCGTGTGTCCAGAGGGGGGCGCACTGCTGCTGTCAGGAACCAACGGGTACCTGCACCTCCTCACCATGAAg ACGAAGGAGGTCGTCCGCAGCATGAAGCTCAACGGTGACGTCAGCGGCGTCGCCTTCTCCCACGACGGCGGCAAAGTCTTCGCCAGCTCTG aggaGGGCGAGGTGTATGTGTGGGACATGCGCAGCAGTCGGTGTGTGAACAGGTTTACGGATGACGGATGCGTGCGAGCGACGTCCATCGCCGCCTCCCAGAACGGGCAGTACGTCGCCTGTGg CTCCTTCTCGGGCGTGGTCAACATCTACTCCCAGGAGGCGTGTCTTAATTCAGCCAATCCGAAGCCTCTGAGGGCGGTGAAGAACCTGCTGACTTCGGCGACCTccctgacctttaacccctcATCTGAGATCCTGGCCATCGCTTCCCACGCTGAAGACGAAGCCATCCGACTG GTCCACATGCCCAGCCTCACTGTCTTCTCCAATTTCCCCGTCCCGAAGAAGAAGACGGTTTACCGACCCGGCTGCCTCGACTTCTCCCCACACAGCGGCTTCTTCTCATTGGCTAACAACAAAGGACACGCCCCTCTCTTCAG GTTGCTGCATTACAAAGATTTCTGA
- the si:dkey-225f5.4 gene encoding uncharacterized protein si:dkey-225f5.4 isoform X1, translating into MADVKSVLQRCDPALLDPCGDSEQPESAEAARMVLYLTDSRRVHKVLWRQLFVLDSMMSLLEGLESAQQLMTQACPPPPEGGARGRWKALKAESRLGVEETETLLKSLQDRIQQIHDRRHTLTQLVQELHHKKQQCDHLSDSLLKAQNALRSCDRQLTHLRAESDAALDHLIGWQRLREEMQALVSAHQDVMQINLLSFNQSELYVELKPRPLSDQSSNELEPLKLSVTWSPDDRFRLRANEGAVDLVDDSVSGRHSELSAALLEVMQRYMGQFELLSEIQRLRSSFAIDWRPAQRLLVYLKSALLVCHLQVEDGYPRDGRARLVSVRRDGQPVDAPHLQPHLTRPSLTDWLVFLCSSPLV; encoded by the exons atggcaGACGTTAAATC TGTCCTACAGCGGTGTGATCCAGCCCTCCTGGATCCCTGTGGAGACTCGGAGCAGCCGGAATCCGCTGAGGCAGCAAGGATGGTCCTCTACCTGACG gacagcCGTCGTGTCCACAAGGTTCTGTGGCGTCAGCTGTTTGTTCTGGACTCCATGATGTCGCTGCTGGAGGGTCTGGAATCTGCCCAGCAACTGATGACGCAAGCCTGCCCCCCTCCACCCG agggcGGAGCTCGAGGCAGGTGGAAGGCGCTGAAGGCAGAGAGCAGGTTGGGGGTGGAGGAGACGGAGACGCTGCTCAAATCTCTGCAGGATCGAATCCAACAGATTCATGACAgacgacacacactcacacagctgGTCCAAGAACTGCACcacaag AAGCAGCAGTGTGACCATCTGAGCGACTCTCTGCTGAAGGCCCAGAATGCCTTGCGGTCATGTGATCGTCAGCTGACCCATCTGAGGGCGGAGTCAGACGCAGCTCTGGATCACTTGATCGGCTGGCAGCGGCTCAGAGAGGA GATGCAGGCACTCGTCTCTGCTCACCAGGACGTCATGCAGATCAACTTGCTGTCCTTCAACCAATCGGAGCTGTACGTGGAGCTCAAGCCACGCCCCCTGTCGGACCAGTCCTCCAATGAGCTGGAGCCGCTGAAGTTGTCGGTCACCTGGAGCCCCGACGATCGCTTCAGGTTACGG GCGAACGAGGGGGCGGTCGATCTGGTGGACGACTCCGTGTCCGGGAGACATTCTGAGCTGAGCGCCGCCCTGCTGGAGGTCATGCAGCGATACATGGGTCAGTTCGAGCTGCTGTCTGAGATCCAGAGACTGAGATCCAG CTTCGCCATCGACTGGCGTCCGGCCCAGCGGCTGCTCGTCTACTTGAAGTCGGCGCTGCTGGTGTGTCACCTGCAGGTGGAGGACGGTTACCCAAGAGACGGACGAGCCCGGCTGGTGTCGGTCAGGAGGGACGGGCAACCCGTGGACGCGCCCCACCTGCAG CCTCATCTGACTCGTCCCAGTCTGACCGACTGGTTggtttttctctgcagcagtCCGCTCGTCTGA
- the LOC137609233 gene encoding E3 ubiquitin-protein ligase TRIM39-like isoform X1 — translation MTMAEAGPKDLFSEQELTCSICLDLFDEPVSTPCGHNFCQACIGGYWASSSVCTCPLCKRHFDERPHLNVNKVFALIADKYKSARFGAAGLPPPGNASFLNDDGVASKNSGADSTNPFLSAPSGDSVWCDVCTGAKQVAVSSCLTCTASYCSEHVLPHHNTPFYAKHPLMDPQEALRGRTCSTHRRLLEVYCRTCQNCICAICVLEEHRTHKTVSVQTERISKQKLVARTEQEILSLIKEKELHLTQLKKKLDGVKTYANGERGEVERLLHEVSSSLDRIRSHVVGGIERQLDAVMSRGEGHVSRLEADLSQLTAKRATLEVQAISQDHIGFLQSFDEAATPLAEVQRDEMDDLEEISLHFHLGEVKSSLYEVKDKMDEIRMGENQSRGSVSSGDLMVGESMLSLRGSTASLRKSQWSLKESKKNKISGTFLIILPFDSISCSINRLINNPSQDTRRLASTWHPAGPTEDVTLNPVTAYPFLILSDDRKQVKRGEKLQHFRSTAQRFDVWSCVVAKEGFNCGRHYWEVFVGDNHDWKLGVISESAQRKGLFDMTPFNGYYAIWWSNKMLRALTAPPLTKVKNPLKLRQVGVFLDAEEGQVSFFNAKSGAHIYSFNRTGDFSERMFPLLGTGDKEIPLILMTTQHQMA, via the exons ATGACAATGGCGGAGGCGGGGCCTAAAGATCTGTTCTCGGAGCAGGAGCTGACCTGCTCCATCTGTCTGGACCTGTTTGACGAACCCGTCTCCACCCCGTGTGGACACAACTTCTGTCAG gcCTGTATCGGGGGCTACTGGGCGTCGAGCTCCGTCTGCACCTGCCCCCTCTGTAAACGCCACTTTGACGAGCGTCCTCACCTCAACGTCAACAAAGTCTTCGCTCTCATCGCAGACAAATACAAATCTGCTCGTTTCGGCGCCGCCGGCCTGCCGCCGCCTGGCAACGCCTCGTTCCTCAACGACGATGGCGTCGCCAGCAAGAACAGCGGCGCTGACAGCACCAACCCCTTCCTGTCGGCGCCCAGCGGCGACTCGGTGTGGTGCGACGTCTGCACCGGCGCCAAACAGGTGGCGGTCAGCTCCTGCCTCACCTGCACCGCCTCCTACTGCAGCGAGCACGTGCTGCCGCATCACAACACGCCGTTCTACGCCAAACACCCGCTGATGGACCCCCAGGAGGCCCTCAGGGGCCGCACCTGCTCCACACACCGCCGCCTGCTGGAG GTCTACTGTCGGACGTGTCAGAACTGCATCTGCGCCATTTGCGTCCTGGAGGAACATCGGACCCACAAAACGGTGTCTGTCCAAACCGAGAGGATCAGCAAGCag AAACTGGTGGCGAGGACAGAGCAGGAGATCCTGAGCCTCATCAAAGAGAAGGAGCTTCATTTGACGCAGCTGAAGAAAAAACTGGACGGCGTCAAG ACGTACGCAAACGGAGAGCGAGGCGAGGTGGAACGCCTCCTGCACGAAGTCTCCAGCTCATTGGACAGGATCCGGTCACACGTGGTGGGCGGGATCGAGCGGCAGCTGGACGCCGTGATGTCGAGGGGGGAGGGGCATGTGAGCCGCCTGGAGGCGGACCTCAGCCAGCTCACAGCGAAGCGGGCCACGCTGGAGGTCCAGGCCATCAGCCAGGACCACATCGGCTTCCTGCAG AGCTTCGACGAGGCGGCCACGCCCCTGGCGGAGGTCCAGCGGGACGAGATGGACGACCTGGAGGAGATCTCCCTCCACTTCCACCTGGGGGAGGTAAAGAGCTCGCTGTACGAGGTGAAGGACAAGATGGACGAGATCCGGATGGGCGAGAACCAATCCAGGGGGTCGG TCTCGTCTGGTGATCTGATGGTTGGGGAGAGCATGCTCAGTCTGAGAGGAAGCACCGCCAGCTTGAGGAAGAGTCAGTGGTCTCTGAAAG AGTCAAAGAAGAACAAAATCTCAGGTACttttctgatcatcttgccgtTTGACTCCATCAGCTGTTCAATCAATCGTTTAATCAATAATCCTTCACAGGACACAAGAAGGCTCGCGTCTACATGG CATCCCGCTGGCCCTACAG AGGACGTGACGCTGAACCCGGTGACGGCGTACCCGTTCCTCATCCTGTCCGACGACAGGAAGCAGGTGAAGCGAGGCGAGAAGCTGCAGCACTTCCGAAGCACCGCGCAGCGCTTCGACGTCTGGTCCTGCGTCGTCGCCAAAGAGGGCTTCAACTGCGGACGCCATTACTGGGAG GTGTTCGTCGGGGACAACCACGACTGGAAGCTGGGCGTGATCAGCGAATCAGCTCAGAGGAAAGGTCTGTTCGACATGACCCCCTTTAATGGATACTACGCCATCTGGTGGAGCAACAAGATGCTGCGCGCGCTAACGGCACCGCCGCTAACCAAG GTGAAGAACCCTCTGAAGCTGCGCCAGGTGGGCGTGTTCCTGGACGCAGAGGAGGGTCAGGTCTCCTTTTTTAACGCCAAGTCGGGGGCACACATATACAGCTTCAACAGAACGGGTGACTTCTCCGAGAGGATGTTTCCTCTGCTGGGGACCGGAGACAAAGAGATCCCCCTGATCCTGATGACCACCCAGCACCAGATGgcctga
- the si:dkey-225f5.4 gene encoding uncharacterized protein si:dkey-225f5.4 isoform X2 produces MMSLLEGLESAQQLMTQACPPPPEGGARGRWKALKAESRLGVEETETLLKSLQDRIQQIHDRRHTLTQLVQELHHKKQQCDHLSDSLLKAQNALRSCDRQLTHLRAESDAALDHLIGWQRLREEMQALVSAHQDVMQINLLSFNQSELYVELKPRPLSDQSSNELEPLKLSVTWSPDDRFRLRANEGAVDLVDDSVSGRHSELSAALLEVMQRYMGQFELLSEIQRLRSSFAIDWRPAQRLLVYLKSALLVCHLQVEDGYPRDGRARLVSVRRDGQPVDAPHLQPHLTRPSLTDWLVFLCSSPLV; encoded by the exons ATGATGTCGCTGCTGGAGGGTCTGGAATCTGCCCAGCAACTGATGACGCAAGCCTGCCCCCCTCCACCCG agggcGGAGCTCGAGGCAGGTGGAAGGCGCTGAAGGCAGAGAGCAGGTTGGGGGTGGAGGAGACGGAGACGCTGCTCAAATCTCTGCAGGATCGAATCCAACAGATTCATGACAgacgacacacactcacacagctgGTCCAAGAACTGCACcacaag AAGCAGCAGTGTGACCATCTGAGCGACTCTCTGCTGAAGGCCCAGAATGCCTTGCGGTCATGTGATCGTCAGCTGACCCATCTGAGGGCGGAGTCAGACGCAGCTCTGGATCACTTGATCGGCTGGCAGCGGCTCAGAGAGGA GATGCAGGCACTCGTCTCTGCTCACCAGGACGTCATGCAGATCAACTTGCTGTCCTTCAACCAATCGGAGCTGTACGTGGAGCTCAAGCCACGCCCCCTGTCGGACCAGTCCTCCAATGAGCTGGAGCCGCTGAAGTTGTCGGTCACCTGGAGCCCCGACGATCGCTTCAGGTTACGG GCGAACGAGGGGGCGGTCGATCTGGTGGACGACTCCGTGTCCGGGAGACATTCTGAGCTGAGCGCCGCCCTGCTGGAGGTCATGCAGCGATACATGGGTCAGTTCGAGCTGCTGTCTGAGATCCAGAGACTGAGATCCAG CTTCGCCATCGACTGGCGTCCGGCCCAGCGGCTGCTCGTCTACTTGAAGTCGGCGCTGCTGGTGTGTCACCTGCAGGTGGAGGACGGTTACCCAAGAGACGGACGAGCCCGGCTGGTGTCGGTCAGGAGGGACGGGCAACCCGTGGACGCGCCCCACCTGCAG CCTCATCTGACTCGTCCCAGTCTGACCGACTGGTTggtttttctctgcagcagtCCGCTCGTCTGA
- the wipf2b gene encoding WAS/WASL-interacting protein family member 2b isoform X2: MPISPPPPPPPGGPPPPPTFSQANTVPPTLNRDEAKGRSALLSDICNGTKLKKVSAVNDRSAPLLDKPKGGGGGASDSAAGSPSGSVQPIGGLFSGGVPKLRPVGDGSSGRSPSTRAAAPRPPNHRHDDTDSPSPQATSPMEASRSQRPSLPNLSSSPSPSLSPSAASSPSASMKHSSSAPPPPPLSRRGNAPSPPSLSYNREKPLPPTPNNTPPLPSKPPPSPGNSRRPPTSGGNPASSSLAPPPPPYRITNGGSEAAPELPQRHNSLGNKRTAPSPGSHTPTRGPAPPPPASPTPSQQGASRPPPPNRETPTRGAAPPIPSQSSRAGSREAPPPPPYRTHGSPSLSSDAPARGKPPPPPTRTPAAPPPPPPPLRNGHAPSIPRSFVDDFESKYSFHPLDDFPPPDEYRHFAKIYPSKANRVIRGAPPLPPVGR; this comes from the exons ATGCCAatctctccccctcctcccccacctccaggGGGGCCGCCACCTCCCCCCACCTTCAGCCAG gcCAACACCGTCCCCCCCACCCTCAACAGAGACGAGGCTAAAGGTCGCAGCGCTCTGCTGTCCGACATCTGTAATGGCACCAAGCTGAAGAAAGTGTCTGCGGTGAACGACCGCAGCGCTCCGCTGCTGGACA AGCCCAAAGGaggtgggggcggagccagtgACAGTGCAGCAGGAAGCCCATCAGGTTCTGTCCAACCAATCGGAGGGCTGTTCTCGGGCGGAGTCCCTAAACTGAGACCAGTTGGAG ACGGTTCTTCTGGACGTTCTCCCTCCACTCGGGCTGCTGCACCTCGTCCCCCCAACCATCGCCATGACGACACAGATAGCCCCTCCCCTCAGGCGACGTCACCAATGGAAGCGTCTCGCTCCCAGCGCCCCTCCCTTCCCAACctgtcttcctctccctccccctccctctccccctccGCAGCCTCCTCACCCTCTGCCAGCATGAAGCACTCGTCCTCGGCCccgcctccccctcctctcagtCGTCGTGGTaacgccccctcccctccctctttaTCTTACAACAGGGAGAAGCCCCTCCCCCCGACCCCCAACAacaccccacccctcccctccaAGCCTCCCCCGTCTCCTGGGAACAGCAGACGCCCTCCGACCTCGGGGGGGAAccctgcctcctcctctctggccccgccccctccgccGTACCGCATCACGAACGGCGGAAGCGAGGCGGCGCCCGAGCTGCCCCAACGTCACAACTCCCTCGGCAACAAGAGGACCGCCCCCTCTCCAGGAAGCCACACCCCCACTcgaggccccgcccctccgcCCCCCGCCTCACCCACTCCCTCCCAACAGGGCGCCAGTCGGCCCCCACCCCCTAACAGAGAGACCCCGACTAGAGGAGCAG CCCCGCCCATCCCGAGCCAGTCGTCAAGAGCGGGCAGCagagaagccccgcccccacctccGTACCGGACACATGGTAGCCCCTCCCTTTCCTCCGACGCCCCCGCCAGAGGAAAGCCTCCTCCCCCGCCCACCCGCACCCCCgctgcccctccccctccgccccctcctctccGTAACGGACACGCCCCCTCAATCCCTCGCTCGTTTGTTG ATGATTTTGAGTCCAAATATTCGTTTCATCCTCTGGACGACTTTCCTCCGCCGGACGAGTACCGACACTTCGCCAAGATCTACCCCAGCAAGGCCAACAGAG tgatCAGAGGAGCTCCGCCTCTTCCACCTGTCGGGAGGTGA
- the wipf2b gene encoding WAS/WASL-interacting protein family member 2b isoform X1: MPISPPPPPPPGGPPPPPTFSQANTVPPTLNRDEAKGRSALLSDICNGTKLKKVSAVNDRSAPLLDSKTPTPKSPTPATDHPYIRLYQYLHQQPGQPRQQGAPCEELQRTAGDKSSAPALEKPKGGGGGASDSAAGSPSGSVQPIGGLFSGGVPKLRPVGDGSSGRSPSTRAAAPRPPNHRHDDTDSPSPQATSPMEASRSQRPSLPNLSSSPSPSLSPSAASSPSASMKHSSSAPPPPPLSRRGNAPSPPSLSYNREKPLPPTPNNTPPLPSKPPPSPGNSRRPPTSGGNPASSSLAPPPPPYRITNGGSEAAPELPQRHNSLGNKRTAPSPGSHTPTRGPAPPPPASPTPSQQGASRPPPPNRETPTRGAAPPIPSQSSRAGSREAPPPPPYRTHGSPSLSSDAPARGKPPPPPTRTPAAPPPPPPPLRNGHAPSIPRSFVDDFESKYSFHPLDDFPPPDEYRHFAKIYPSKANRVIRGAPPLPPVGR, translated from the exons ATGCCAatctctccccctcctcccccacctccaggGGGGCCGCCACCTCCCCCCACCTTCAGCCAG gcCAACACCGTCCCCCCCACCCTCAACAGAGACGAGGCTAAAGGTCGCAGCGCTCTGCTGTCCGACATCTGTAATGGCACCAAGCTGAAGAAAGTGTCTGCGGTGAACGACCGCAGCGCTCCGCTGCTGGACAGTAAGACCCCGACACCCAAGAGCCCGACACCCGCCACCGATCACCCGTACATTCGTTTATACCAGTACCTACACCAGCAGCCCGGACAGCCTAgacagcagggggcgccgtGCGAGGAGCTGCAACGGACGGCCGGAGACAAGAGCTCTGCGCCGGCGCTAGAGA AGCCCAAAGGaggtgggggcggagccagtgACAGTGCAGCAGGAAGCCCATCAGGTTCTGTCCAACCAATCGGAGGGCTGTTCTCGGGCGGAGTCCCTAAACTGAGACCAGTTGGAG ACGGTTCTTCTGGACGTTCTCCCTCCACTCGGGCTGCTGCACCTCGTCCCCCCAACCATCGCCATGACGACACAGATAGCCCCTCCCCTCAGGCGACGTCACCAATGGAAGCGTCTCGCTCCCAGCGCCCCTCCCTTCCCAACctgtcttcctctccctccccctccctctccccctccGCAGCCTCCTCACCCTCTGCCAGCATGAAGCACTCGTCCTCGGCCccgcctccccctcctctcagtCGTCGTGGTaacgccccctcccctccctctttaTCTTACAACAGGGAGAAGCCCCTCCCCCCGACCCCCAACAacaccccacccctcccctccaAGCCTCCCCCGTCTCCTGGGAACAGCAGACGCCCTCCGACCTCGGGGGGGAAccctgcctcctcctctctggccccgccccctccgccGTACCGCATCACGAACGGCGGAAGCGAGGCGGCGCCCGAGCTGCCCCAACGTCACAACTCCCTCGGCAACAAGAGGACCGCCCCCTCTCCAGGAAGCCACACCCCCACTcgaggccccgcccctccgcCCCCCGCCTCACCCACTCCCTCCCAACAGGGCGCCAGTCGGCCCCCACCCCCTAACAGAGAGACCCCGACTAGAGGAGCAG CCCCGCCCATCCCGAGCCAGTCGTCAAGAGCGGGCAGCagagaagccccgcccccacctccGTACCGGACACATGGTAGCCCCTCCCTTTCCTCCGACGCCCCCGCCAGAGGAAAGCCTCCTCCCCCGCCCACCCGCACCCCCgctgcccctccccctccgccccctcctctccGTAACGGACACGCCCCCTCAATCCCTCGCTCGTTTGTTG ATGATTTTGAGTCCAAATATTCGTTTCATCCTCTGGACGACTTTCCTCCGCCGGACGAGTACCGACACTTCGCCAAGATCTACCCCAGCAAGGCCAACAGAG tgatCAGAGGAGCTCCGCCTCTTCCACCTGTCGGGAGGTGA